Within the Alteromonas sp. M12 genome, the region AATATCTTTGCTATGAATAATGTTATCGCGTAAACGTCCACCTATTGTTGCGCCTAGAAAAAAACTCGGTAAAGAATCGATTTCAACCGCAATTTTTTCGTACTGAAAGATAGCTAAGGTATCGATGTTATTGGTTTTTTTGGTATCTTTGAGGATTGCCCAACTCTCTCGATGATAGGGACCAAACATCACCACCATTTCGTTTTTAGGTAATCCATAGCCGTCAATTGCGTAGCTGAACTTTCGATCGTATGGCACTCGCATCATCAAATCGGCTTTTTCCCGAGTGATGATGTGGCCTTTCCAGATAGCATTGCGCATATCATCTTCGAGGTTCTCATCTGCGGTAATCCACATCCAGCGAATATCTAGCTCAAGCTGCTTGGCTACTTCTTTGGCAACATCTACATCAATGCCCTTTGGTTCGTCCCCTTGTTTGAACGAATAGGGTGGAAAGTCGTTATAGACAGCCACCGAGATGTAACCAGACTCCATGATGTCATCAAAACTACGCGCCATCGAAGCAGCAGGAAACATACTCATAAAGAGTAAAATTCCTGCAATCAGGTAGCGACACCCAAGTTGACTACTCATGGCTTACTCTGGCACGTCACGAGTTTCAATGTATGCTTTAATTGCCCACATTGCTTCTTGGCTTAAAATACCTTCGAACGGAGGCATATAAACTCGGCCATCCACTACTGCGCCATGACGAATACGGCTCATGAACCAAGCATCCGCTTCTTCACTGCTAAAAAATTCATTAGGATCATTCAGTTTACGTAAATCCGGGGTTATTCCACCAGAGATCACCGCAAGGCCATGACAACGAGCGCAGTTCTGGTTGTAGGCGGAGTCACCTACTTTTATTGCTTGCTCATTGCCAGTAAATGGATTTGTCTCACGCCATTCCTCACCTAATTCAGGCAAACTACTTACATCAACGGCTTGCGGCGTAACATCACCATGGGCGTACACTTGATAAGTAAACACAGACATCATCGCCAGCGAACTTGCACATACAGCTGTAGCTAATTTATTCATTATCGTTCTCCAAAAGTTGTCTTAAAGTCATCTAAAAGTCTTAGCTGGTCTCTAGAAGCAGACAACTTTAGTCGTGTTGTTTGTCGTTTGAGCATCTCATCCCAGCCAATAGGGTAACGTTAGGTGATTCAAAAAAAGCTTCCAATTGTACTTAGGTAGTAAACCTTTCATCCTTTTTGCTCATACATAAAGCCTAAATCTTCCATTAGTATGAGTCAGACTTAGTGATAAAGAAGGAATTGCGCTCATGTTTATGCTGAACAGTACGGACGATGATGCCCAACCAAAAATGCCAAGTACTTTATTGGGTTTGCGACTATGGCGACGAATTGATTATCAAACAATCTGCTTAAGTTTACTGACTTTGCTGTGTGTAGGCTCGGTTACCAAGGTTAAAGCACAACAAAGTGCAGCAAACTTAACGATTCCAATCGCGATAGTAGTAGAGCAACCAGCCAAGCCTAACAGCGTCCTTGCGAGTAAGTTACGGGCAGACAATCTGGCCGTCTCAGGCGCGCAACTAGGTATTAATGATAGCAATACGACTGGTCGATTTTTACAACAGCATTTCGCACTAACAGTCTTTCAAGATGCCAACATTAGTGCATTACAGCAACAAGTTTCCAAATGGGAACAACATCACCAAGGACCAATAATAGCGGTAGGTAGCGACGCGCTTTTGGCCAATTTATTAAGCCATAATTCAGCCCGCCGCTTAGTCATAAATGCTGGCAATAAAAGTGATACTTGGCGCACTAATCAATGTCAAAGCGGGTTACTGCACACCATTCCAAGTCAAGCTATGCTAAGTGATGCACTGGCCCAATTCATGGTGTTTAAACGCTGGCAAAAGTGGTTAATCGTGAGTTCATCTGATCAGCAAGATCAGACTATTGCGGCCTCCTATCAACGTTCAGCGAAACGCTTTGGAAGTAAAATCATTGGTCAACGTAAATGGACGTTCACTACTGACTTAAGACGGGTTGCACAACAAGAAGTCCCAGCGCTCACCCAGTCGAAAGATTACGATGTGGTTATTGTCACCGATGCGCACAACCAATACGGTTTTTATCTGCCATATAACACTTGGCTCCCCCGGCCGGTAGCAGGTACTCATGGCCTCACTCCGGTCGCTTGGCATCATAGTATTGAACAGTGGGGAGCTGTGCAGTTGCAAAACCGATTTAATCAGTTCACTGCTAGAGATATGCAAAACGAAGATTATGCCGCTTGGTTAGCAGTAAGGGCGATAGCTGAAGCAGTTACTCGAACCAAATCAAATGATGTACAAGTGTTGTATCAGTATTTGCTAAGCGATAAATTTGAGTTGGCCGCATTTAAAGGTAGAAAGCTAACTTTTCGGGACTATAACGGCCAACTGCGCCAACCCATTCCGTTAGTTCAGCCCAATGCGTTAGTTAGTCAATCACCACAACAAGGTTTTCTGCATCCTTCGACTGATCTCGATACGCTCGGATACGACAAACCTGAAGTTAAATGCAATATGGACAAGGTATAAATCATGAAAAACCTGTTGTTAATCTCATTCTTACTCGCAAATTTAAATTTGGCCTACGCAGAAACCGCCTATGTGTCTAACGAGAAAGATGACACCATCTCAATCATTGACCTAGATAGTTTAGAGGTGATCGATACCATTGATGTGGGAATGCGCCCTAGGGGCATCATTTTTAGTAAAGATTTTGCTTACTTGTATATTTGCGCCAGTGAATCTGATGCGGTACAAGTAATGGATGTGGCGACCAATAGAATTATTCACAACCTACCCTCTGGTGAAGATCCCGAACAATTTGCGTTGCACAAAAATGACCGTCATCTATACATCGCCAATGAGGACGACGCTGTGGTTACGGTAGTCGATACACAAACCCGCACCGTCCTCGCCCAAATCGATGTTGGTGTAGAGCCTGAGGGCATGGCGATTAGCCCAGATGGAAAGTGGGCAATAAATACCACTGAAACTACCAATATGTTGCATTGGATTGATACCAGCAATTTTCAATTGGTCGATAACACCTTGGTTGATCAGCGCCCCCGTCATGTGGAATTTAGTTTAGATGGGAAACAATTGTGGTCATCATCGGAAATCGGTGGCACAGTCACAATTGTTGATGTTGATACGCGAAAAATACTACATACCATTCGCTTTAATGTGAAAGGGGTACACAAAGATCGGGTGCAACCGGTCGGAATAAAACTAACCGATGATGGCAAATATGCTTTTGTGGCTTTAGGACCCTCAAACCACGTTGCAGTGGTTGATGCAAAAACCTTTGAGGTGCTTGATTACTTATTAGTGGGACGACGAGTGTGGCAACTGGCCTTTGCAAAAGACCAATCGTTACTTTTAACGACCAATGGGGTAAGTGGTGATGTATCCATCATTGATGTCGAGGATCTAGAAGTGATAAAGACCATTAGAGTCGGTCGTTATCCTTGGGGTATAGCGGTGAAACCGTGAAGCAAAATCAAGCAATCAGTCACACCGAATCAAGAGTACTAGAGATAACAGATCTGAATTATCGTTATCAGCAGAAGAAAGTACTAGAACAGGTCAATTTGTCTCTCGAAGCGGGCAAGTTTTACGCTTTGCTGGGCCCTAATGGCGCGGGTAAAAGCACATTATTTTCACTTATTTGTCGGTTATTGAATACCGAACATGGTGAGATAAAAGTGCAAGGTGAAAATATACAAAAGTCGCCGCGCAGTGCGATGCAATCTATGGGCATAGTGTTTCAGCAAAGTACCTTAGATTTAGATTTGAGCATTGCCCAAAATCTGCTGTATCACGCCAGTTTGCATGGCATAAAACGCAGTATCGCCAGCCAACGAATGCAAGCAGAATTAAGTCGTTTTAATTTACAAGATAGACAACATGAAAAAGTCAGAAATCTCAATGGCGGTCATCGTCGTCGTGTAGAAATAGCCAGGGCTCTGCTGCACCAACCGACATTGCTATTACTCGATGAAGCAAGCGTGGGTTTGGACG harbors:
- a CDS encoding transporter substrate-binding domain-containing protein; translated protein: MSSQLGCRYLIAGILLFMSMFPAASMARSFDDIMESGYISVAVYNDFPPYSFKQGDEPKGIDVDVAKEVAKQLELDIRWMWITADENLEDDMRNAIWKGHIITREKADLMMRVPYDRKFSYAIDGYGLPKNEMVVMFGPYHRESWAILKDTKKTNNIDTLAIFQYEKIAVEIDSLPSFFLGATIGGRLRDNIIHSKDIFEAIDLLKKQEVAAVSGMRSQLEWGMPDIEPRFTINAAGLAAISIKSWDIGMAVQQDFRQLAYAIEDQITLMVDDKRMQSIFDSYGITFEPASLYQQSK
- the pedF gene encoding cytochrome c-550 PedF, with translation MNKLATAVCASSLAMMSVFTYQVYAHGDVTPQAVDVSSLPELGEEWRETNPFTGNEQAIKVGDSAYNQNCARCHGLAVISGGITPDLRKLNDPNEFFSSEEADAWFMSRIRHGAVVDGRVYMPPFEGILSQEAMWAIKAYIETRDVPE
- a CDS encoding ABC transporter substrate-binding protein, with the translated sequence MFMLNSTDDDAQPKMPSTLLGLRLWRRIDYQTICLSLLTLLCVGSVTKVKAQQSAANLTIPIAIVVEQPAKPNSVLASKLRADNLAVSGAQLGINDSNTTGRFLQQHFALTVFQDANISALQQQVSKWEQHHQGPIIAVGSDALLANLLSHNSARRLVINAGNKSDTWRTNQCQSGLLHTIPSQAMLSDALAQFMVFKRWQKWLIVSSSDQQDQTIAASYQRSAKRFGSKIIGQRKWTFTTDLRRVAQQEVPALTQSKDYDVVIVTDAHNQYGFYLPYNTWLPRPVAGTHGLTPVAWHHSIEQWGAVQLQNRFNQFTARDMQNEDYAAWLAVRAIAEAVTRTKSNDVQVLYQYLLSDKFELAAFKGRKLTFRDYNGQLRQPIPLVQPNALVSQSPQQGFLHPSTDLDTLGYDKPEVKCNMDKV
- a CDS encoding YVTN family beta-propeller repeat protein, coding for MKNLLLISFLLANLNLAYAETAYVSNEKDDTISIIDLDSLEVIDTIDVGMRPRGIIFSKDFAYLYICASESDAVQVMDVATNRIIHNLPSGEDPEQFALHKNDRHLYIANEDDAVVTVVDTQTRTVLAQIDVGVEPEGMAISPDGKWAINTTETTNMLHWIDTSNFQLVDNTLVDQRPRHVEFSLDGKQLWSSSEIGGTVTIVDVDTRKILHTIRFNVKGVHKDRVQPVGIKLTDDGKYAFVALGPSNHVAVVDAKTFEVLDYLLVGRRVWQLAFAKDQSLLLTTNGVSGDVSIIDVEDLEVIKTIRVGRYPWGIAVKP
- a CDS encoding ATP-binding cassette domain-containing protein; the encoded protein is MKQNQAISHTESRVLEITDLNYRYQQKKVLEQVNLSLEAGKFYALLGPNGAGKSTLFSLICRLLNTEHGEIKVQGENIQKSPRSAMQSMGIVFQQSTLDLDLSIAQNLLYHASLHGIKRSIASQRMQAELSRFNLQDRQHEKVRNLNGGHRRRVEIARALLHQPTLLLLDEASVGLDVETRQSINQHIRQLCAKDGITVLSSTHQIDEITLQDHLFILHQGKVCLDAPCQKALSDQGCSDVATLYQKMTIGEAS